A DNA window from Luteolibacter luteus contains the following coding sequences:
- a CDS encoding POT family MFS transporter, translated as MSSYRTSALDTDKMPPGIPYIIGNEAAERFSFYGMRTILVVFMVNYLHLMDGATLKGMSNAEASEHYHQFTSWVYFTPLFGALLADIFWGKYRTILWLSLAYCIGHACLALMGTVGDSKWWLLSGLLFICVGAGGIKPCVSAHVGDQFGKANQHRLTRVYNWFYFSINFGSFFSTALTPWLLVKYGPHWAFGVPGVLMAIATFMFWLGRNRFVHIPPAGAGFVREAFSRDGIVALGKLIPLFVFIAAFWALYDQTGSSWVLQAQQLDLQPLPFLDWKFEASAVQAVNPILILIYIPLFNYVIYPAVNRVFKLTPLRKLAIGLFVMAASFWLVGWVQGRIDAGESPSVRWQVACYMIITASEVMVSIVGLEFAYTQAPKTMKSWVVALFYLSVWLGNQFTAQINHLIQIPSAAERQLTEAIKNLPADWKESPRNILLPGYDGKTGTGDDFVQRLTSGKPDTLEIPGQPAFENAAAIIEADARANEDRLPPETERNLGEDFWGNPIHYKIIDSTHFRLMSDGPESKANNQWNQGLIVTVKKPEPPNAADSWLERRKKELGIPEEKATTETIYSRAAFSGGQTKLEGAAYFHFFTWLMLGTAVVFVPFAIAYRPKTYLHD; from the coding sequence ATGTCCAGTTATCGAACCTCCGCCTTGGATACCGACAAGATGCCACCCGGCATCCCCTACATCATCGGAAACGAAGCCGCGGAGCGCTTCTCCTTCTACGGGATGCGGACCATTCTCGTGGTCTTCATGGTGAATTATCTTCACCTGATGGATGGTGCGACGCTGAAGGGCATGTCGAATGCCGAGGCGAGCGAGCACTACCACCAGTTCACGAGCTGGGTATATTTCACACCGCTCTTCGGTGCCCTTTTGGCGGATATCTTCTGGGGGAAATACAGGACCATCCTTTGGCTCTCCCTGGCCTACTGCATAGGTCACGCATGCCTGGCGCTGATGGGCACCGTGGGTGATTCGAAGTGGTGGCTGCTCTCGGGCCTGCTCTTCATTTGCGTCGGCGCGGGTGGGATCAAACCTTGCGTCTCCGCACACGTCGGCGACCAATTTGGAAAGGCCAACCAGCACCGCCTCACGCGGGTCTACAATTGGTTCTACTTCTCGATCAATTTCGGATCCTTCTTCTCCACCGCCCTCACGCCTTGGCTGCTGGTAAAATATGGGCCGCATTGGGCCTTCGGCGTGCCCGGCGTCCTGATGGCCATCGCCACCTTCATGTTCTGGCTGGGCCGGAACCGCTTCGTTCACATTCCCCCGGCCGGAGCGGGCTTCGTTCGTGAGGCCTTCTCGCGCGATGGAATCGTCGCGCTCGGCAAGCTAATCCCCCTCTTCGTTTTCATCGCCGCCTTCTGGGCGCTCTACGATCAGACCGGGTCCTCCTGGGTGCTGCAAGCGCAGCAACTGGATCTCCAGCCCCTCCCCTTCCTCGATTGGAAATTCGAGGCCTCCGCCGTGCAGGCGGTAAATCCGATCCTCATCCTGATTTACATCCCGCTCTTCAATTACGTGATCTATCCGGCGGTGAACCGGGTCTTCAAGCTGACCCCGCTGCGCAAGCTGGCGATCGGCCTCTTCGTGATGGCCGCATCTTTCTGGCTCGTCGGCTGGGTTCAGGGGCGGATCGATGCAGGGGAAAGCCCCTCCGTGCGATGGCAGGTGGCTTGCTACATGATCATCACCGCCTCCGAGGTCATGGTCTCGATCGTGGGCCTCGAGTTCGCCTACACCCAGGCACCGAAGACGATGAAGTCCTGGGTCGTCGCCCTGTTCTACCTCTCCGTCTGGCTGGGCAATCAATTCACCGCCCAGATCAACCACCTCATCCAGATCCCGAGCGCCGCGGAAAGGCAGCTGACGGAGGCCATCAAGAACCTGCCCGCCGACTGGAAAGAATCTCCGCGCAATATCCTGCTGCCGGGGTACGACGGCAAGACGGGCACCGGCGATGACTTCGTGCAGCGGCTGACCTCCGGCAAGCCGGACACGCTGGAAATCCCGGGACAGCCGGCCTTTGAAAACGCCGCCGCGATCATCGAGGCGGATGCCCGCGCCAACGAGGACCGCCTGCCTCCGGAAACCGAACGCAATCTGGGCGAGGACTTCTGGGGAAATCCGATCCATTACAAGATCATCGACTCGACCCACTTCCGCCTGATGAGCGATGGCCCGGAGAGCAAGGCGAACAACCAGTGGAACCAAGGGCTCATCGTCACGGTCAAGAAGCCCGAGCCACCGAACGCCGCGGACTCATGGCTGGAACGCCGGAAAAAGGAACTCGGAATCCCTGAAGAAAAGGCCACCACCGAGACCATTTATTCACGCGCTGCTTTCTCGGGCGGTCAAACGAAGCTTGAAGGAGCCGCCTACTTCCATTTCTTCACATGGCTCATGCTCGGCACGGCGGTCGTCTTCGTTCCTTTCGCGATCGCCTACCGGCCGAAGACCTACCTTCACGATTGA
- a CDS encoding LysM peptidoglycan-binding domain-containing protein: MSPSRYLALAAAAATLSSCSLFKKGEENYDTAGGDAGAYDTSNPYGVPGDASAESVPYQAVNPPADNPTYSQAAYEENSASPAAAAPSAPSHSAPAAHSAPAGKSASHTVVKGDTLGGIARKYGVSSAAIKQANGMTSDTVVLGKQLTIPGASGPVAKSAPAASAGSKSHTVVKGDTLAKISRKYGVSVDALKKANGMSTDTVVLGSKLRIP, encoded by the coding sequence ATGAGTCCTTCACGCTACCTCGCACTCGCCGCTGCCGCCGCCACGCTTTCTTCCTGCTCGCTCTTCAAAAAGGGTGAAGAGAATTACGACACCGCAGGAGGAGATGCCGGAGCCTACGATACCTCGAATCCCTACGGCGTGCCCGGCGATGCTTCCGCCGAGTCCGTGCCCTATCAGGCAGTGAATCCACCGGCCGACAATCCGACCTACTCGCAGGCCGCGTACGAAGAGAACTCCGCGAGCCCGGCTGCAGCTGCACCTTCGGCTCCATCCCACTCCGCGCCCGCCGCTCATTCCGCTCCGGCTGGAAAGAGCGCGAGCCACACTGTCGTGAAGGGCGACACCCTCGGCGGCATCGCCCGCAAGTACGGCGTGAGCAGCGCTGCCATCAAGCAGGCGAACGGCATGACCAGCGATACAGTGGTGCTGGGCAAGCAACTCACCATCCCGGGTGCCTCCGGTCCGGTGGCGAAGTCCGCACCGGCCGCAAGCGCCGGTAGCAAGAGTCACACCGTCGTGAAGGGCGACACGCTCGCCAAGATCAGCCGCAAGTATGGCGTGAGCGTCGATGCGCTGAAGAAAGCGAACGGCATGAGCACCGACACCGTGGTGCTCGGTTCCAAGCTGCGCATCCCGTAA
- a CDS encoding TlpA family protein disulfide reductase: MVPSGLSRIAVLLLATAMAVAQEPKAPDAEGGAASPAPKKAALERVMSERGTEAEFSAALAKAKEAGIPDQALVEARFLYHVDRQEDEKLAAMLPELQKRKDSFKLEDSEIFAVREDWLAVVEYVEALAALKKGDKDRFKKHITEAFWLSPRQGSAFAPHIDRLRMEEAMRGVRIDLATKLASLLAGEEIDLARLLKDKKALLLHFWAPWNQESEASMPDFKVTAAELQKNGIAVVSLLADTEPEAIHDAKEIVSELGTPPPGAWLVDREKDSLHRLLRIQNLPSMVLVSPEGQVLFNGHPSEDGLWEALAKLSPAIKRPPVKDE; this comes from the coding sequence ATGGTGCCTTCCGGACTTTCCCGCATCGCCGTGCTGCTCCTCGCCACGGCGATGGCGGTTGCCCAGGAGCCGAAGGCACCGGACGCGGAGGGAGGAGCTGCCTCTCCCGCCCCGAAGAAAGCCGCGCTCGAGCGTGTGATGTCCGAGCGCGGCACCGAAGCGGAATTCAGTGCCGCCCTTGCCAAGGCGAAGGAGGCCGGCATCCCGGACCAGGCACTCGTGGAAGCGAGGTTCCTCTACCACGTGGATCGCCAGGAGGACGAAAAACTGGCGGCCATGCTGCCGGAACTTCAGAAACGGAAGGACTCCTTCAAGCTGGAGGACTCGGAGATCTTCGCCGTGCGCGAGGATTGGCTCGCGGTGGTGGAGTATGTGGAAGCTCTCGCCGCGCTGAAAAAGGGCGACAAGGACCGCTTCAAGAAGCACATCACCGAAGCCTTCTGGCTGAGCCCGCGCCAAGGATCCGCCTTCGCACCGCACATCGATCGCCTGCGCATGGAAGAGGCCATGCGCGGCGTGAGGATCGATCTCGCGACCAAGCTGGCCTCCCTGCTCGCTGGCGAAGAGATCGATCTCGCCAGGCTGCTGAAGGATAAAAAAGCGCTGCTCCTCCATTTCTGGGCGCCATGGAACCAGGAGAGCGAAGCAAGCATGCCCGACTTCAAGGTCACGGCAGCTGAACTGCAGAAGAACGGGATCGCTGTCGTATCCCTGCTTGCCGACACCGAACCGGAAGCAATCCACGACGCAAAGGAGATCGTCTCCGAACTGGGAACACCACCGCCCGGAGCATGGCTGGTGGATCGCGAGAAGGACTCGCTGCACCGCTTGCTGCGCATCCAGAACCTTCCCTCGATGGTTCTGGTATCGCCGGAAGGACAGGTGC
- a CDS encoding TatD family hydrolase encodes MITDSHCHLASYKFSRAEVPDLITRAHEAGVTRMVSLVTGLDDLHANLEIAAAHPEVAVCIGIHPCEVHEAPDDAVEQLRAHAADPRVCGIGETGLDYYHPAPEGWNEIDFRERQRLFLDEHFRLAAGAGLNVVIHTRDKSGDASFQDALAIYKKHAGKVRAVFHCFIGPEANAREVISLGGLVSFGGVATFKNAADVLSTAVALPLGSFMLETDSPYLAPVPHRGQRNEPSYVRHVAEHLAKSRGITLDELARATTTNALDFFRFAG; translated from the coding sequence GTGATCACCGATTCCCACTGCCACCTGGCGAGCTACAAGTTTTCCCGCGCTGAAGTCCCCGATCTGATCACCCGCGCCCATGAAGCAGGCGTCACCCGCATGGTGAGCTTGGTCACCGGGCTGGATGATCTCCACGCGAATCTCGAGATCGCCGCCGCCCATCCGGAGGTGGCGGTGTGCATCGGCATCCACCCTTGCGAGGTACATGAAGCTCCGGATGACGCCGTGGAGCAATTGCGCGCCCATGCGGCGGATCCTCGGGTCTGCGGGATCGGCGAGACGGGGCTCGATTACTATCATCCGGCCCCGGAGGGCTGGAATGAGATCGATTTCCGCGAGCGCCAGCGCCTCTTTCTCGACGAACATTTCCGCCTGGCAGCTGGCGCAGGCCTGAATGTGGTGATCCATACGCGCGACAAGAGCGGCGATGCCTCCTTCCAAGACGCACTCGCTATCTATAAGAAGCACGCGGGAAAGGTGCGCGCCGTGTTCCATTGCTTCATCGGCCCGGAGGCGAACGCACGCGAGGTGATCTCCTTGGGTGGCTTGGTTTCCTTCGGCGGCGTGGCCACCTTCAAGAATGCGGCTGACGTGCTCTCCACCGCAGTCGCCTTGCCCCTTGGGTCCTTCATGTTGGAGACGGACTCCCCGTACCTCGCGCCGGTGCCGCATCGCGGTCAACGCAATGAGCCATCATACGTGCGCCACGTTGCGGAGCATCTCGCGAAGAGTCGCGGCATCACGCTCGATGAACTTGCTCGTGCGACGACAACGAACGCATTGGACTTCTTCCGATTCGCTGGTTGA